A DNA window from Thermomicrobiales bacterium contains the following coding sequences:
- a CDS encoding peptide ABC transporter substrate-binding protein → MEQLRRDAAHGLIGRRSLLKRAMALGLGAPVIAGLLAACGGDDSDATSTTASSDSTSPTAESGDEPSPTEASESPTEAGESPTEGSTGTAGRGEGDTLRILNWQAPTNLNPHFSQGYHNSAPAQMVLEPLLIVDAAGDMVPILIEEVPTLENGGIAADGKTITFTLIEGLVWSDNTPFTSDDARFTWEWVLAPGSQATSTETFETISDVEVVDERTFIVHYEEPDPAWYNAFSRGPGLGGQILPKHLLSESMGEESVNDPFNLNPIGTGPYKITEFRPGDVVLYEINDLYREPDKPFFKQVEFKGGGDAPAAARAVLSTGEVDYAPNLQVETQLLEQMEGEGIGKLVSTFAGTVEQILINFADPNTEIDGARSEPSTQHPFLSDIAVRQALVLGCDRETVTTQLYGATGEATANVIAAPANFVSPNTSITFDPDAGAALLEEAGWTGTPRAKDGVEINILYQTSINQLRQKTQEIIKQSWEGMGLTVQLKSIDAAVYFSADAGNPDTWSHFYADVEMAAITTNPFPQPLMRYWLSADPDVDLPQKSNGWSGRNLTRWQNQEFNELYDQVRTELDPAKQAELFIGMNDLIVDDVATIPLVHRATPAGQTIKLVGNNPSPWTEFTWDIANWKMDG, encoded by the coding sequence TTGGAACAACTGCGACGCGACGCGGCGCATGGCCTGATCGGACGACGATCGCTCCTGAAGCGGGCGATGGCCCTGGGGTTGGGTGCCCCTGTCATTGCTGGCTTGCTCGCCGCCTGCGGCGGTGATGACAGCGACGCAACTTCGACTACTGCATCATCAGACAGCACCAGCCCAACCGCAGAGTCTGGCGACGAGCCGTCTCCAACTGAAGCAAGCGAATCGCCGACGGAAGCCGGCGAGTCCCCAACAGAAGGCTCGACAGGCACAGCAGGTCGGGGTGAAGGCGACACGCTCCGCATTCTGAACTGGCAAGCCCCGACGAATCTCAATCCGCACTTCTCGCAGGGCTATCACAACTCTGCACCGGCGCAGATGGTCCTCGAGCCTCTTCTGATTGTCGACGCGGCGGGCGACATGGTGCCGATTCTGATCGAGGAGGTGCCTACGCTCGAAAATGGTGGCATCGCTGCCGATGGCAAGACCATCACGTTTACCCTGATTGAGGGGCTTGTCTGGTCGGACAACACGCCATTTACGTCCGACGACGCCCGCTTCACCTGGGAATGGGTGTTGGCACCCGGGTCGCAGGCAACATCGACTGAGACATTCGAAACCATCTCCGATGTCGAAGTCGTTGATGAGCGGACCTTCATCGTGCATTACGAGGAGCCCGATCCGGCCTGGTACAACGCATTCTCGCGTGGCCCAGGTCTTGGTGGCCAGATCCTGCCAAAGCACCTCCTGAGCGAATCAATGGGTGAGGAGTCTGTCAACGATCCCTTTAACCTCAACCCGATCGGTACCGGTCCATACAAGATCACGGAGTTTCGTCCGGGCGACGTCGTTCTCTACGAGATCAACGATCTTTACCGCGAGCCGGACAAGCCCTTCTTCAAGCAGGTTGAGTTCAAGGGCGGTGGCGATGCCCCGGCTGCCGCGCGAGCTGTGCTCTCGACGGGCGAGGTCGATTACGCCCCAAATCTGCAGGTAGAAACGCAGCTCCTGGAGCAGATGGAAGGCGAAGGCATCGGGAAGCTGGTTTCCACGTTCGCTGGGACCGTCGAGCAGATTCTCATCAACTTCGCCGATCCAAACACCGAGATAGACGGCGCGCGGTCTGAGCCATCAACTCAGCACCCGTTCCTGTCTGACATCGCCGTTCGGCAGGCTCTGGTTCTTGGTTGTGATCGGGAGACTGTCACAACCCAACTCTACGGCGCAACCGGCGAGGCCACAGCCAACGTCATTGCTGCACCGGCAAACTTCGTGTCGCCAAACACATCGATCACGTTCGATCCGGATGCAGGCGCTGCACTGCTGGAGGAGGCAGGCTGGACAGGTACTCCTCGCGCGAAGGACGGCGTTGAAATCAACATCCTGTACCAGACGTCGATCAATCAATTGCGCCAGAAGACGCAGGAGATCATCAAGCAGTCGTGGGAAGGGATGGGACTGACCGTACAGCTGAAGTCGATCGATGCAGCCGTCTACTTCTCGGCTGACGCGGGCAATCCGGACACATGGTCGCACTTTTACGCGGACGTGGAGATGGCGGCAATCACTACCAACCCGTTCCCTCAGCCGCTGATGCGGTACTGGCTCTCAGCCGATCCTGACGTCGATCTTCCACAGAAGAGCAATGGCTGGAGCGGCCGGAACTTGACGCGGTGGCAGAACCAGGAATTCAACGAACTCTACGATCAAGTCCGAACTGAGCTGGATCCGGCGAAGCAAGCCGAACTCTTCATCGGGATGAACGATCTGATTGTGGACGATGTCGCAACGATCCCACTCGTCCACCGTGCCACTCCCGCTGGGCAAACCATCAAGCTGGTTGGCAACAACCCCAGCCCGTGGACTGAGTTCACCTGGGACATCGCCAACTGGAAGATGGATGGCTAA
- a CDS encoding arginase family protein, with protein sequence MSLIEPVPVGDPSFLNAPRLDDLGSLDADIAVFGVVGGPPYDMEGAKYPAGGATQSVRAQSQMYANLTTHYDFDFGGSMFADRDVRIVDCGDVAMEPGDFQNNTEVTRHVTESILARGAVPFAIGGSHEISIPIFQAFADQEPFYLVQIDAHYDWRDDVNGVREGLSSVMRRASEMPHVLGMAQIGLRGVGSARQEEADAALAYGKSLIIGAEEVHSASIDNVIDRLPDHDRYYVTFDIDGMDPTIAPAVGTAAFGGLGYYEAFHVLRSVAQKGKVVGFDLPVVRPHLDVSNRTSLLAARMMLSMIGWMAHTGQIGQS encoded by the coding sequence ATGAGCTTGATAGAACCAGTTCCCGTTGGAGACCCATCGTTCCTGAATGCGCCTCGACTGGATGACCTCGGATCGCTTGATGCCGACATCGCGGTGTTCGGTGTTGTCGGTGGTCCGCCATACGATATGGAAGGCGCGAAGTACCCGGCCGGTGGTGCAACGCAATCGGTTCGCGCACAATCACAGATGTATGCGAACTTGACGACGCATTATGACTTCGACTTCGGCGGGTCGATGTTCGCTGACCGGGATGTGCGCATCGTCGATTGTGGCGACGTAGCAATGGAGCCGGGTGACTTTCAGAACAATACTGAGGTCACCAGGCATGTTACCGAATCGATCCTGGCACGTGGTGCGGTGCCGTTTGCAATCGGCGGCAGCCATGAGATTTCGATTCCAATTTTTCAGGCTTTCGCTGACCAGGAGCCGTTCTACCTTGTGCAGATTGACGCGCATTACGATTGGCGTGACGACGTGAACGGCGTCCGCGAGGGGTTGTCGAGTGTTATGCGGCGCGCGTCCGAGATGCCGCATGTTCTCGGCATGGCTCAAATCGGCTTGCGGGGTGTGGGAAGTGCGCGCCAGGAAGAAGCTGACGCCGCGCTGGCCTATGGGAAGAGTCTCATTATCGGTGCTGAGGAAGTCCATTCTGCCAGCATTGACAATGTCATTGACCGGCTTCCTGACCACGATCGCTATTACGTGACGTTCGATATTGACGGGATGGATCCGACCATTGCTCCCGCAGTTGGCACGGCTGCGTTTGGTGGACTGGGCTACTACGAGGCATTTCATGTGCTCCGAAGTGTGGCTCAGAAGGGCAAGGTAGTCGGGTTTGACCTTCCCGTCGTGCGCCCACACCTGGATGTCAGCAACCGCACCAGCTTGCTCGCTGCTCGCATGATGCTCAGCATGATCGGCTGGATGGCACACACAGGGCAGATCGGACAATCCTGA
- a CDS encoding ArgE/DapE family deacylase gives MRDPRSYLQDRLRSSRDEIIELVQHMVQIPSENPPGDTTELYAYVAGYLEERGLSVETVAPQAHLPNLVASYTGANPGKHLVLNGHLDVFPAGDHASWSDDPFSGLVRDGKMFGRGVSDMKVGTAASILTYIYLAEVRDHLKGTLTLTAVSDEETGGKWGSQYLVDNRPDVLGDCLLNGEPSTPGMVRFGEKGPLWLAMSVSSHGGHGAYTHQSSNAIIKAADIIADLKHLTGLPISIPPAVDAKIEAARAGFDAHLGEGATDTVKQVTLNIGMISGGVKMNVIAADCRVEVDLRCPVGLSSSELLAAFEDVIRNYEGVQYEIVQQTEPSWSDPDHEMVGILLNNAEAIRGIRPNPGISIGATDCRLWREKGIPAFVYGPTPYNMGAPDEFVTLDDLLGTVHVHILSAFDYLTS, from the coding sequence GTGCGAGACCCACGATCGTATCTGCAGGACAGATTGCGCAGCAGTCGTGATGAGATCATTGAGCTTGTGCAGCACATGGTGCAGATCCCCAGCGAAAATCCGCCCGGAGACACAACCGAACTCTATGCATACGTAGCGGGCTATCTCGAAGAACGCGGCCTGAGCGTGGAAACCGTGGCGCCGCAGGCGCACCTACCGAACCTCGTAGCGTCATACACCGGTGCAAATCCCGGAAAGCATCTGGTGCTCAATGGCCATCTTGATGTTTTTCCGGCAGGCGACCATGCTTCTTGGTCGGACGATCCGTTCTCCGGTCTCGTCCGCGACGGGAAGATGTTCGGGCGCGGTGTGTCCGATATGAAGGTCGGCACTGCTGCGTCGATTCTGACCTATATCTACCTTGCAGAAGTACGCGACCATCTCAAGGGCACGCTCACCCTCACCGCCGTATCGGATGAAGAAACTGGTGGTAAGTGGGGATCGCAATACCTCGTTGACAATCGCCCGGATGTGCTCGGGGACTGCCTGTTGAATGGCGAACCAAGCACGCCAGGAATGGTGCGTTTTGGCGAGAAGGGCCCGCTCTGGTTGGCGATGAGTGTGAGTTCCCACGGGGGACACGGTGCCTATACCCACCAGAGCTCCAACGCGATCATTAAGGCTGCTGACATCATTGCTGATCTGAAGCATCTCACCGGACTGCCCATCTCAATTCCGCCCGCCGTAGATGCGAAGATCGAGGCTGCCCGCGCAGGCTTCGATGCGCACCTCGGTGAGGGTGCGACAGACACAGTCAAACAGGTGACACTCAACATTGGGATGATTAGCGGTGGCGTCAAGATGAACGTCATCGCGGCTGACTGCCGGGTTGAGGTTGACCTGCGCTGCCCAGTTGGCCTTTCATCATCAGAGTTGCTTGCGGCGTTCGAAGATGTCATCCGTAATTATGAAGGCGTGCAATACGAGATAGTCCAGCAAACAGAGCCTTCATGGAGTGATCCGGATCACGAGATGGTCGGAATTCTGCTCAATAATGCCGAGGCAATCCGCGGTATTCGTCCGAATCCCGGGATAAGTATTGGCGCGACTGATTGTCGGCTGTGGCGTGAGAAAGGGATTCCGGCGTTTGTTTACGGCCCAACGCCCTACAACATGGGCGCGCCAGACGAGTTTGTCACGCTGGATGACTTGC